The Mesorhizobium loti genome includes a region encoding these proteins:
- a CDS encoding IS21 family transposase — protein MSGSHITDQQSRLYMQNRQKHSVPVAAAKSGFSPSTGYRIESDPRPPSEKKSKHERRRPDPLEGIFTEEVVPMLQSAPGLRPVGILRELCKRHPELDSGIRRTLERRIRAWRAIHGGDQDVIFRQVHEPGRMGLSDFTHAPGLKVTIASVTFDYLLYHFRLAYSGFEHAEIVEGGESFAALTSGLQNALWSLGGAPRDHRTDSLSAAFRNLNADTAQDMTDRYEALCAHYGMKASRNNRGVAHENGAVEGSHGDLKRELEDALLLRGTRDFADVTSFAAFIDEVVGQRNARRAREIAIERESLLALPRKRQPEGEDEIVYVTSSGGFTLRRVFYTVPSRLIGHRLRARLFKEHIELFLGGTSLMKLPRVRGQLGPTQHVVNYHHVIHSLRQKPGALPRLGYRDQLFPRDAYRNLYNAAMERLPERDACRLTVELLSLAHERNVEAALAHAIQGELDAGTLPTLDGMRARFAPNPACVPQVSVNLGKLVDYDRLIGTRVEVTA, from the coding sequence ATGTCCGGCAGTCACATCACGGATCAACAATCGAGGCTCTATATGCAAAATCGCCAGAAGCACAGTGTCCCTGTCGCGGCCGCCAAATCAGGTTTCAGCCCATCCACTGGTTATCGGATCGAATCAGACCCCCGTCCACCAAGCGAGAAGAAGTCCAAACACGAACGACGTCGGCCTGATCCATTGGAAGGGATATTCACCGAAGAGGTGGTTCCCATGCTGCAAAGCGCTCCCGGCTTGCGCCCTGTCGGCATTCTTCGTGAGCTTTGCAAGCGTCATCCCGAGCTCGATTCTGGTATTCGCCGCACACTTGAGCGCCGGATCCGCGCATGGCGCGCGATCCATGGAGGAGATCAGGATGTCATATTCCGGCAGGTTCACGAGCCGGGACGCATGGGGCTGTCGGATTTTACCCATGCACCGGGCCTCAAGGTCACGATCGCCAGCGTGACCTTCGATTACCTGCTCTATCACTTCCGACTTGCATACAGTGGATTCGAGCATGCCGAGATTGTCGAAGGCGGCGAGAGTTTTGCCGCGCTGACAAGTGGTTTGCAGAACGCCCTTTGGTCTCTCGGCGGCGCGCCGCGCGATCACCGCACGGACAGTCTTTCGGCTGCATTCCGCAATCTCAATGCCGATACCGCACAGGACATGACAGATCGGTATGAAGCGCTTTGCGCCCATTACGGCATGAAGGCCAGCCGCAACAATCGCGGCGTCGCCCACGAGAACGGCGCGGTCGAAGGATCCCATGGCGATCTGAAGCGGGAACTGGAAGATGCTCTTCTCCTGCGCGGAACGCGTGACTTTGCGGACGTCACCAGTTTTGCCGCCTTCATCGACGAGGTTGTCGGCCAGCGCAATGCCCGTCGGGCCAGGGAGATCGCCATTGAGCGCGAAAGCCTGCTGGCGCTGCCGCGCAAGCGCCAGCCCGAAGGCGAAGACGAGATCGTCTACGTCACCAGCAGTGGAGGGTTTACCCTTCGCCGGGTCTTCTACACCGTTCCTTCACGGCTGATCGGACATCGGCTGCGCGCACGGCTCTTCAAGGAGCATATCGAACTGTTCCTCGGCGGCACGTCCCTGATGAAGCTGCCGCGCGTCAGAGGCCAGCTCGGCCCCACCCAGCATGTCGTGAACTATCATCACGTCATTCATTCCCTGCGCCAGAAACCGGGGGCTTTGCCCAGACTCGGCTATCGCGATCAGCTCTTCCCCAGGGATGCCTATCGCAATCTCTACAATGCCGCCATGGAGAGGCTGCCGGAACGCGATGCCTGCCGCCTGACGGTGGAACTGCTGAGCCTGGCCCATGAGCGCAATGTCGAGGCCGCACTCGCCCACGCCATCCAGGGCGAGCTCGATGCGGGAACCTTGCCGACGCTTGACGGCATGCGCGCCCGGTTCGCGCCGAACCCGGCCTGTGTCCCGCAGGTCAGCGTCAATCTGGGTAAACTGGTCGATTACGACAGGCTTATCGGCACCCGCGTGGAGGTCACGGCATGA
- a CDS encoding transposase has product MSDSMSHHRTFEILTAEPVPSRRKPRHRSDEEKARLVAEAFSPGGNVSAVARSEGLDPSQLYAWRRKALSSGMVAPLTEGASKPAKFTRFEAVGSDTVEIVIGDAVVRAGGDVDPDRLARIIRAVRKA; this is encoded by the coding sequence ATGAGCGACAGTATGAGCCATCATCGAACATTCGAGATTTTGACGGCGGAGCCTGTGCCGTCCCGACGCAAGCCGCGCCATCGGTCGGACGAAGAGAAGGCACGGCTTGTCGCCGAAGCGTTCTCGCCAGGGGGCAATGTCTCGGCGGTTGCGCGTTCCGAGGGGCTGGACCCCTCGCAGCTCTATGCGTGGCGCCGCAAGGCGCTTTCGTCGGGCATGGTTGCGCCACTGACGGAGGGAGCGAGCAAGCCGGCGAAGTTCACGCGCTTTGAAGCGGTGGGCAGCGACACGGTGGAAATCGTCATTGGCGACGCAGTGGTGCGCGCCGGCGGCGATGTCGATCCCGATCGCCTGGCGAGGATCATCCGCGCGGTTCGTAAGGCATGA
- a CDS encoding ParB N-terminal domain-containing protein translates to MSAAAKIALVKIAFETASLRISIDEILPLRQITPSVLKSVKYAQIAASIAEVGIIEPPVVVRDSTDRNRFHLLDGHIRVDILRARGETEVVCLVATEDEAFTYNKRISRIAIIQEHKMILKAIEKGVSEERLARALNVNITSIRHKRSLLEGICPEVVDLLKDKHVPINTFGELKKLKSIRQIEAAELMIAMNKYSISYAKSLVAATPVSQLVRGNKTVKGLSQQQIDMMEGESATLDREFKAIEQDYGSDHLDVILATGYVTRLLENAKVVRHLAHRHPDILAEFQKIAEVQKAA, encoded by the coding sequence ATGAGCGCAGCAGCAAAAATAGCTCTCGTGAAAATCGCGTTCGAAACAGCCAGTCTCCGTATTTCGATCGATGAGATACTGCCTCTTCGGCAAATCACACCATCGGTACTGAAGTCAGTGAAGTATGCCCAGATCGCGGCTTCAATTGCCGAAGTCGGCATCATCGAACCCCCGGTGGTGGTTAGGGACAGCACGGACAGAAATCGCTTCCACTTGCTTGACGGCCATATCCGGGTCGACATCCTGCGAGCGCGTGGTGAGACCGAAGTTGTGTGCCTGGTGGCCACAGAAGACGAGGCGTTCACATACAACAAGCGAATCAGCCGGATAGCCATCATCCAAGAACACAAAATGATCCTGAAGGCCATTGAGAAAGGCGTGTCGGAAGAGCGGCTCGCGCGGGCATTGAATGTCAACATAACCAGCATCCGCCACAAACGCAGTCTGCTGGAGGGCATCTGTCCGGAAGTCGTGGACTTGCTTAAGGACAAACACGTGCCGATCAACACGTTCGGAGAGTTGAAAAAACTGAAATCAATCAGGCAAATCGAGGCGGCCGAGCTGATGATCGCGATGAACAAGTACTCGATCAGCTATGCGAAGTCCTTGGTGGCAGCGACTCCTGTGAGCCAGTTGGTACGGGGCAACAAGACGGTAAAGGGCCTAAGCCAACAGCAGATCGACATGATGGAGGGTGAATCGGCCACGCTCGACCGTGAGTTCAAAGCGATTGAGCAGGACTACGGAAGCGATCACCTGGATGTCATCCTCGCGACCGGCTATGTGACCCGCCTACTCGAAAACGCGAAGGTAGTGCGGCACCTGGCACACCGTCATCCTGACATTCTTGCGGAGTTCCAGAAGATCGCGGAAGTGCAGAAGGCAGCATGA
- a CDS encoding ATP-binding protein translates to MRPNDPVDTARLSLMLTDLRLPGISRAWHTFAERADTEGWPASRLLAALAEFEVAERETRRMQRHLTEARLPPGKTLDAFDFTAVPMVSKARVMALVAGDVWLKNGANLMLFGGPGGGKSHLAAAIGVGLIENGWRVLFTRTTDLVQKLQAARRNLDLEGAIAKLDKYHLLVLDDMAYVTKDQAETSVLFELISARYERRSLLITANQPFGEWDKVFPDKAMTLAAIDRLVHHATIFEMNVESYRRKTAISRLTENSDGTPATLASALAD, encoded by the coding sequence ATGAGACCCAACGATCCTGTCGATACCGCGCGCTTGTCCCTGATGCTCACCGATCTGCGGCTGCCGGGCATCTCCAGGGCCTGGCACACCTTCGCCGAGCGGGCTGACACCGAAGGCTGGCCGGCTTCCCGGCTGCTGGCGGCGCTTGCTGAGTTCGAGGTCGCCGAACGCGAAACGCGGCGTATGCAGCGCCACCTCACTGAAGCGCGTCTTCCTCCGGGGAAAACCCTCGATGCCTTCGACTTCACGGCTGTGCCCATGGTCTCGAAGGCCCGGGTCATGGCATTGGTCGCGGGAGATGTCTGGTTGAAGAACGGCGCCAATCTGATGCTGTTTGGCGGGCCAGGCGGCGGAAAATCGCATCTGGCGGCCGCCATCGGCGTCGGGCTGATCGAGAATGGGTGGCGTGTTCTGTTCACGCGTACCACCGACCTTGTTCAGAAACTGCAAGCCGCCCGCCGCAATCTCGATCTCGAAGGGGCCATCGCAAAGCTCGACAAGTACCATCTGCTGGTGCTCGACGACATGGCGTATGTGACCAAGGATCAGGCGGAAACCAGTGTGCTCTTTGAGCTGATCAGTGCGCGATACGAGCGCCGCTCGCTTCTCATCACCGCAAATCAGCCCTTCGGTGAATGGGACAAGGTCTTTCCCGACAAAGCCATGACGTTGGCCGCCATCGACAGACTGGTTCATCACGCGACGATCTTCGAAATGAATGTCGAGAGCTACAGGCGCAAAACCGCAATATCCCGTTTGACGGAAAACAGCGATGGCACGCCGGCAACGCTGGCCTCGGCCCTCGCTGATTGA
- a CDS encoding N-6 DNA methylase, which produces MSRALINEYRGDLDRLRAVSGSRRESVLREAFKDLLKRWGRASDLQFVSEHDIVTRQKNRIYLDGALLHALRVPFGYWEAKDADDDLDAEIVAKSRKGYPRDNIIYSDDHTAILIQDGLEVARAPMDGTEALYDLLITFFAHERQEIADFNKAVKQFGQDLPAVLTALRELIADKRKASKNFVKAEKAFLKHAQDAINPAVNESDVQEMLIQHILTEDIFAKVFDNPDFHRQNNVASELYKLEEKLFGYGEKQRLLRALQPYYAGIAQTAAVIQSHSEKQGFLKGLYENFYKVYNAKASDRLGVVYTPGEIVRFMIRSADLLCERHFGKNLIDKGVEILDPATGTGTFIVELLEHFRGDHAKMRHKYKEELHANEVAILPYYVANLNIEATFQAITGQFAEFENLCFVDTLDNVDALGIHAGHQFDLLGTLSDENIERIKRQNRRKISVIIGNPPYNANQQNESDNNKNRTYAHIDRRIKETYIKASTAQKTKLYDMYARFYRWASDRLGDDGVLAFVTNRSFIESRTFDGFRKVVAKDFNEMWLIDLGGDVRENPKLSGTRHNIFGIQTGVAIAFLIRKKDARSFSLKYARRPEEEIAEDKLAWLGGAKIETLHFTTVKPDAAGNWIQVGGNEFTDFLPVADKATKTKQSATRDKAIFRLYSLGIVTARDDWVYDQSRANLVAKITHLRENYEAAIGDLTPFSSTDSAEPRFGSQIKWTRLLKSLARSRKMLAEIPLRPAAYRPFTSRWLAYSPQVNEVHYLNEQIFPVSIEAKNLSITFTGPDSQKPWLALAVNQVPDLHFVGSAAGTMELPRYRYSKSGERIDNITDWGFNKFVAHYGRKGITKDAIFRYVYAVLHDPVYRETYELNLKRTFPRIPFYPDFAKWAAWGETLMTMHVGYEDVVPWPAKRIDTPSTRAAGTHPKPLLKSDSAAGVIHVDADTQITGIPSEAWGYRLGNRSAIDWVLDQHKEKKPRDSMIAKKFNTYSFADRKESMIALLSKVVRVSVDTVAITEAMKAAQRSA; this is translated from the coding sequence TTGAGCCGAGCACTGATAAATGAATATCGCGGTGACCTGGATCGCCTGCGCGCCGTTTCTGGTAGTCGGCGGGAGAGCGTGCTGCGCGAGGCTTTCAAGGATCTGCTCAAGCGCTGGGGCCGTGCCAGCGATCTGCAATTCGTCTCCGAACACGACATCGTCACTCGGCAGAAGAACCGCATCTACCTCGATGGCGCGCTGCTGCATGCCCTTCGCGTCCCGTTCGGCTATTGGGAGGCGAAAGACGCCGACGACGATTTGGATGCCGAGATCGTCGCCAAGTCGCGTAAAGGCTATCCGCGCGACAACATCATTTATTCGGATGATCACACCGCGATCCTGATCCAGGACGGCTTAGAGGTGGCGCGCGCGCCGATGGACGGCACCGAAGCGCTATATGACCTGCTGATCACCTTCTTCGCCCACGAACGGCAGGAGATCGCCGATTTTAACAAGGCGGTTAAACAGTTCGGACAGGATCTCCCTGCCGTACTCACCGCCCTGCGCGAACTGATCGCCGACAAGCGCAAAGCGTCGAAAAATTTTGTGAAGGCCGAGAAGGCATTCCTCAAGCATGCGCAGGACGCGATTAACCCTGCGGTGAACGAGAGCGACGTTCAGGAAATGCTGATACAGCATATTCTGACTGAAGACATTTTCGCCAAGGTGTTTGACAACCCCGATTTCCACCGCCAGAACAATGTCGCCTCCGAACTCTATAAGCTGGAGGAAAAGCTGTTCGGCTATGGCGAGAAGCAACGCCTGTTACGCGCGCTTCAGCCTTACTACGCCGGCATCGCGCAGACCGCGGCAGTCATCCAGAGCCATTCGGAAAAGCAGGGTTTCCTTAAGGGACTCTACGAGAATTTCTACAAGGTCTACAACGCAAAGGCGTCCGACCGGTTGGGCGTCGTCTATACGCCGGGCGAGATTGTCCGCTTCATGATCCGCTCGGCGGATTTGTTGTGCGAGAGGCATTTTGGCAAGAACCTGATCGACAAGGGCGTTGAGATTCTCGATCCCGCCACCGGCACCGGCACGTTTATCGTCGAGCTGCTCGAACATTTCCGTGGTGATCATGCCAAGATGCGTCACAAATATAAGGAAGAGCTTCACGCCAACGAGGTAGCAATCCTTCCCTACTACGTTGCCAACCTGAATATCGAGGCAACCTTTCAGGCGATCACGGGCCAGTTCGCAGAGTTCGAGAACCTGTGCTTTGTCGATACGCTGGATAACGTCGATGCCCTCGGCATCCACGCCGGCCACCAGTTCGATTTGTTAGGCACGCTGAGCGACGAGAATATCGAGCGGATCAAACGCCAAAACCGTCGCAAGATCAGCGTAATCATCGGCAACCCGCCCTACAACGCCAACCAGCAGAACGAGAGCGACAACAACAAGAACCGCACCTATGCCCACATAGATCGACGTATCAAGGAAACGTACATCAAGGCGAGTACCGCGCAAAAGACCAAGCTCTACGACATGTACGCTCGCTTCTATCGCTGGGCGAGCGACCGGCTCGGCGACGACGGGGTGCTGGCGTTCGTCACAAACCGTAGCTTCATAGAAAGCCGGACTTTCGACGGTTTTCGGAAGGTCGTCGCCAAAGATTTTAATGAAATGTGGCTAATCGACCTGGGCGGAGACGTGCGAGAGAACCCCAAGCTTTCAGGAACTCGGCACAACATTTTTGGTATTCAAACCGGAGTGGCGATCGCTTTTCTAATCAGAAAAAAGGATGCACGAAGTTTTTCATTAAAGTACGCTCGTCGTCCAGAAGAGGAAATTGCGGAAGATAAACTAGCATGGCTTGGGGGTGCCAAGATCGAAACACTCCACTTCACGACCGTGAAGCCTGACGCCGCTGGAAACTGGATTCAGGTAGGCGGCAACGAGTTCACGGACTTCCTGCCTGTTGCGGATAAAGCGACGAAGACAAAGCAATCTGCAACTCGTGATAAAGCGATATTCCGCCTGTATTCACTTGGAATCGTCACCGCTCGCGACGATTGGGTATACGATCAATCCCGGGCGAATTTGGTCGCTAAAATTACGCACCTGAGAGAGAATTATGAAGCTGCGATAGGCGATCTCACGCCATTTTCTTCGACAGATAGTGCGGAGCCGAGGTTTGGTAGTCAGATCAAGTGGACTCGTTTGCTAAAATCGCTGGCGCGGTCGCGAAAAATGCTAGCGGAAATCCCTTTGAGGCCTGCTGCCTATCGGCCTTTCACATCACGGTGGCTGGCCTACTCACCACAAGTAAACGAAGTTCACTACCTTAACGAGCAAATTTTCCCGGTATCGATTGAAGCCAAAAATCTTAGCATCACGTTTACCGGACCAGATTCGCAAAAGCCATGGCTGGCGCTCGCTGTAAATCAGGTGCCTGATTTACACTTCGTGGGCAGCGCGGCAGGCACAATGGAACTTCCACGCTACCGCTACAGCAAATCAGGTGAACGGATCGACAACATCACCGACTGGGGGTTCAACAAGTTCGTTGCACACTACGGCAGAAAGGGCATAACCAAGGATGCGATCTTCCGTTACGTCTATGCTGTCCTCCACGACCCCGTGTATCGCGAGACATATGAATTGAATCTTAAGCGAACATTTCCGCGCATTCCCTTCTATCCCGATTTCGCCAAATGGGCTGCATGGGGCGAAACGCTGATGACGATGCACGTCGGCTATGAGGATGTTGTACCCTGGCCGGCCAAGCGGATCGACACACCTAGCACCCGTGCCGCCGGCACACATCCCAAACCCTTGCTCAAATCGGATTCCGCCGCAGGCGTCATCCACGTTGATGCTGATACCCAGATCACCGGAATCCCTTCAGAGGCATGGGGCTATCGCCTCGGCAACCGCTCGGCCATCGATTGGGTGCTCGATCAGCACAAGGAGAAGAAACCCCGCGATTCCATGATCGCGAAAAAATTCAACACCTATAGCTTCGCCGACCGCAAGGAGAGCATGATAGCGCTTCTCTCCAAGGTCGTGCGCGTCAGCGTTGACACTGTCGCGATCACCGAGGCAATGAAGGCTGCTCAGCGCTCGGCATAA
- the tnpB gene encoding IS66 family insertion sequence element accessory protein TnpB, with protein sequence MIASGVVVYVSCQPVDFRKGAASLMALVRDGGLDPFSGALHVFRSKRADRVRIVWWDGSGVCLYSKTLEDHSFCWPGISAARMRLDHAQLMALLAGLDWKKIRPARVRRPLSTG encoded by the coding sequence ATGATCGCTTCCGGTGTGGTGGTTTACGTGTCGTGCCAGCCGGTCGACTTCCGCAAGGGCGCGGCATCTTTGATGGCGCTGGTCAGGGATGGCGGCCTGGACCCATTCTCGGGGGCACTTCACGTATTCCGTTCGAAGCGTGCGGACCGGGTTCGCATCGTGTGGTGGGACGGCAGCGGGGTTTGTCTTTATTCGAAGACTCTGGAAGATCACAGCTTCTGCTGGCCGGGGATATCGGCCGCGCGCATGCGTCTCGACCACGCCCAGTTGATGGCGCTTCTGGCCGGACTGGACTGGAAAAAGATTCGTCCGGCCAGGGTCAGGCGGCCGTTATCGACGGGCTGA
- a CDS encoding ParB N-terminal domain-containing protein, which produces MAAMPAQRVEMIPIDRIAIVNPRIRNKRIFRDIVDNISEIGLKRPITVARRPEAGGPYYDLVCGQGRLEAYKALGQLEVPALVVTADPEDCLVASLVENCARRKHQAIDLLNDIGRMKQQGHPIADIARKTGLTAEYVHAVVRLLENGEQRLLRAVESGQIPFSVALDIAEADDQDVQAALQNAYEKNLLRGRKLLAAKRLVEQRRVQGKRLKSNPHLKPRKLSTEALVRAYQQDTDRKRLLIRRAQAASNRLIFIAEALRRLLNDEGFRDLLTKEGLTTLPKNLAQRLDRLEASTP; this is translated from the coding sequence ATGGCGGCGATGCCAGCGCAGCGGGTCGAGATGATCCCCATCGACAGGATTGCGATCGTCAATCCCAGAATACGCAACAAGCGAATCTTTAGGGATATCGTCGACAACATCTCCGAGATCGGCCTGAAACGGCCGATAACAGTTGCCCGTCGGCCCGAGGCGGGGGGACCTTACTACGATCTGGTTTGCGGACAGGGTAGGCTGGAGGCTTACAAGGCACTTGGCCAATTGGAGGTCCCCGCCCTTGTAGTCACAGCCGATCCAGAAGACTGTCTGGTAGCGAGCCTGGTCGAGAATTGCGCTCGTCGGAAACACCAGGCGATCGATCTTCTCAATGATATCGGCCGGATGAAGCAGCAAGGGCATCCGATCGCTGACATCGCGAGGAAAACAGGACTTACGGCGGAATACGTTCATGCAGTGGTCAGACTTCTCGAGAATGGCGAGCAGCGCCTTCTACGTGCGGTCGAGTCTGGTCAGATCCCCTTCAGCGTCGCGCTCGACATAGCGGAGGCAGACGATCAGGATGTCCAGGCCGCACTCCAGAACGCCTATGAGAAGAACCTGCTTCGCGGCCGAAAACTCCTTGCGGCGAAACGGCTTGTGGAGCAACGGCGCGTTCAGGGCAAGCGGCTGAAGAGCAATCCCCATTTGAAGCCAAGGAAGTTGTCGACCGAGGCTCTCGTCCGTGCTTATCAACAAGACACGGACAGGAAACGTCTGCTGATCAGACGTGCGCAGGCGGCGAGCAACCGTCTCATTTTTATCGCTGAAGCTCTGCGAAGGCTGCTGAACGATGAAGGTTTCCGGGACCTCCTCACCAAGGAGGGACTAACGACCTTGCCTAAGAATTTGGCGCAGCGTCTAGATCGCTTGGAGGCCTCAACCCCATGA
- a CDS encoding IS66 family transposase, which translates to MVLPGLALPDDVDALKAMILSMAREQAASEARIAVADARIAASEAEVARLKAVEKSASERIANLTSILKVLQRTQHGTRSERLRLAIDDEQASFAFEEVETGLSEIRSELDRAVGNKPKRAPRPRKGFAAHLERIEEVVEPEIPADCEGLEKVLIGEDRSERLDVVPPKFQVIVTRRPKYAFRGRDGVVQALAPAHIIESGLPTERLLAYIAVSKYADGLPLYRQEAIYLRDGVEISRSLMAQWMGHLGFELQMLADYILERIKEGERVFADETTLPTLAPGSGKTTKAWLWAYARDDRPYGGTSPPMVAYRFEDSRGADCVARHLAGFSGILQVDGYSAYTNLVKARAKAGSNETIRLAGCWAHLRRKFYDLHISGVSQAATDSIIAMTELWKVEDEVRGKDAGSRAALRQEKSVAIVASLFDLWEAELGKVSGKSKTAEAIRYALTRREALERFLMDGRIEIDSNIVERAIRPQTITRKNSLFAGSHGGGRTWATVATLLQTCKMNSVDPLDWLSQTLTRIAQGWPASEIEMLMPWNFRPDVIG; encoded by the coding sequence ATGGTTCTACCGGGTCTTGCCCTTCCCGACGACGTTGATGCGCTGAAGGCGATGATCCTTTCCATGGCTCGCGAGCAGGCTGCAAGCGAGGCCCGGATCGCAGTCGCCGACGCTCGGATCGCAGCATCTGAGGCGGAGGTCGCCCGGCTGAAAGCTGTCGAGAAAAGCGCCAGCGAGCGGATCGCCAATCTCACGTCAATCCTGAAAGTTTTACAGCGCACGCAACATGGCACGCGTTCCGAGCGGCTACGCCTGGCCATCGACGACGAGCAGGCCTCCTTTGCCTTCGAAGAGGTCGAGACCGGCCTTTCGGAAATCCGGAGCGAACTCGACCGCGCGGTCGGGAACAAGCCGAAGCGCGCCCCGCGTCCGCGCAAGGGCTTTGCTGCCCACCTCGAACGCATCGAGGAGGTCGTCGAGCCGGAAATCCCGGCCGACTGCGAGGGGCTTGAAAAGGTTCTGATCGGCGAGGATCGATCCGAGCGGCTGGACGTCGTGCCGCCGAAGTTCCAGGTCATCGTCACGCGCCGTCCCAAATACGCCTTCCGGGGCCGTGACGGCGTGGTCCAGGCTCTGGCGCCGGCGCACATCATCGAAAGCGGCCTGCCGACGGAGCGGCTGCTCGCCTATATCGCCGTCTCCAAATACGCCGACGGCCTCCCGCTTTATCGGCAGGAGGCGATCTATCTGCGCGACGGCGTCGAGATCAGCCGGTCGTTGATGGCGCAATGGATGGGGCATCTGGGCTTCGAGCTGCAGATGCTTGCTGATTACATACTGGAGCGCATCAAGGAGGGCGAAAGGGTCTTCGCCGACGAGACGACCTTGCCCACCCTTGCCCCTGGTTCCGGGAAAACCACGAAAGCCTGGTTGTGGGCCTACGCACGGGATGACCGACCCTATGGCGGAACCAGTCCGCCAATGGTTGCCTATCGTTTTGAAGACAGCAGAGGTGCGGATTGCGTGGCGCGCCACCTCGCCGGATTCAGCGGTATCCTGCAAGTGGATGGCTACTCGGCCTATACCAACCTGGTCAAGGCACGGGCCAAAGCCGGCAGCAATGAAACAATCCGGCTCGCCGGGTGCTGGGCTCACCTGCGGCGCAAATTCTACGACCTGCACATCAGCGGGGTCTCGCAGGCCGCGACGGATTCGATCATCGCCATGACCGAATTGTGGAAGGTCGAGGACGAGGTTCGCGGCAAGGATGCCGGAAGCCGCGCCGCGCTGCGTCAGGAAAAGTCCGTGGCCATTGTCGCGAGCCTCTTCGATCTATGGGAAGCGGAACTGGGCAAGGTCTCCGGAAAATCCAAGACCGCCGAGGCGATCCGCTACGCGCTCACCCGGCGGGAGGCGCTGGAACGCTTTCTGATGGACGGTCGCATCGAAATCGACTCCAATATCGTCGAGCGTGCAATCAGGCCCCAGACGATCACGCGAAAGAATAGTCTATTCGCCGGCAGCCACGGCGGTGGACGAACCTGGGCGACGGTAGCCACCTTGCTGCAAACCTGCAAAATGAACAGCGTCGATCCGCTCGACTGGCTCTCGCAGACCTTGACCCGCATCGCTCAAGGCTGGCCGGCATCCGAAATCGAAATGCTCATGCCTTGGAACTTTAGGCCTGACGTTATCGGCTGA